Sequence from the Castanea sativa cultivar Marrone di Chiusa Pesio chromosome 12, ASM4071231v1 genome:
CTAGCTAGTTTTAATCTAAGAAGGCCTTCCTGAAAATAACCTATACAACAAAATATGTCGATGATAGTGGCTCCAACTTGTTCTAGAGTCTAGTAGCCACTATTCATTGTCTGGACCTTGTCAATTGGAGCTTCCAAAATTTGGTAGTGGGATTCTGCAGGTGAGGCAAATTTCTGCCTATGGCATATTACTCGGTTTGTCAATCCTTACAGTGGTTCAATACTCAATAGAAAAGACACATTTTTGCCGTACAAAAGGAAAACCATCTAGCACCCCCCCTCctctcctttccctttttttttatattcaaatttcatataaaGAATTACTTGACACAGAAAGTTGTCACTTTATTGAAAATCTTTGGACATGTGGGTAATCATTATTCATATTAGAGTACCTAATTCCTAGATATTACTTGACTTGCCAAGCTGATAGTATTGACAATTAAACATGCCTAAAGACTTAAACAACCAGAAtggtaaatatataaaaaggatTTACATTGAACTAATAAATGATGATGAACCTGGAGGAACTGAGACCTCAATTGATCCTTCCATCATTTGTACCACTTTCTTCATTGTTGGCCTTAGTGATGGATCCTCCTGAATGCACCATATTGCAATCATCACATATTTCTCCATTCTCTTCATGTCCTCTATTGCCTCTTCATCATTCTCCACTAACAATTCCAGTTTCTTGTCGTTATAGCAATCATATGCCCAATTAGCTAGTATCATTTGATCCTCATCCTTTGCTTCTGCTTCAAAACTCTTCCTGCAACAAATGAGCTCTAGCAACAAAATGCCAAAGCTGTAGACATCCACCTTGATTGTAACAGGCATGTTTTTGAACCATTCAGGTGCAACATACCCTTTAGTTCCCCTGATTCCAGTAGTAGTACGAGTCTGATCTGCTTTCAAAAGCTTAGCTAATCTAAAGTCAGAAATTCTAGCTGAAAAAGAGTCATCCAAAAGGATGTTTTGTGGCTTGATATCACAATGTATGATTTGGGTGCTGCATTCTTCATGCAAGTAAAAGAGCCCTCTTGCCGTTTCTAATGCAATTTGAATTCTTTGGTACCAATATGGCTGCAAACCCCCAAATAGAAAGCTTGCTAGAGAACCATTACTCATGAATTCATATACAAGAAGCCGATGCTCCCCCTCATTGCAGAATCCTAGTAGTTGGACCAAATTTCTGTGGTTTGTTCTTCCAATAGCACTCACTTCAGCATTGAACTCCATATCGCAGTCTTTCACAAAATCATTCATCCTTTTAACCGCAACTAGTTTTCTGTCCTCATATTCTAGAACCCCTTTATAAACTTTTGCAAAGGCACCCCTCCCTAGCTCTTCCCTGAACCCATTTGTGGCTTCTATTAGTTCCTCATAAGTGTAACTTCTCAAATTCATGACTGGTGTAACCGGGTATGGATTACGGGCCTTCAGTTTCCAATATTTGAAACGAAAAGCAAGCAGAAAGGCAGCCAACAAGAAGAGTAAGTTCAGAAACGCCGAGCTGCTAAGGAGCACCGATAGAATAAGTCTCACAGTTGAATGATTTTTCTTCATCAAATCTGCACCTGATGGGTTAAAAGTAGAATTATCTTTCCTTATTTTGATTAGAACTTTGGTTCCAATTTCGCTGGGGTCCTTCTTCCCATTTGAGagaggaattttctttttccaacaCTGCCCGCCTCCAAACACAGCCACTGCACAAAAACAATCACCCAAGCAAGCTTTCCTGCACCAATCCTCAGTTACGTTTACATAGCGTCCATAATCAGTAAAGGGCCAATTTACACTTACCATTTCACGTAAATCAAATTGATCTGTTTTTGAAGATGCTTCATCACAACTTTGTGGAAGAAAGTTTTGTCTGCAACCTTTCATAACATCATTTGGATCAATGAGGATGTATCCTGTTGGGCATATGCAATTTGGTCTTCCATACTCTCCTAGCTCGCAGTAGCTGTTGAACCCACAAGCTCCACTGCCTATTTGTTCTGTAATTTCGCATATATTTGGAGGCATAACAACGGACAAAATGGACCAGGCATTTGAAGTATTAGTGCTGCTTTTTTGGTAACCATAATGTATGAGAACTCCATCATATTCCATGACTACTCTTTGATAGAAGTTCTGTTTAGAAACAGAATTTGATGATACGGTCTTAAGTATGCTTCCGTTTGTAGCTGTGAGGTATATAGAGCCAGACTCATTGAAGACCACCTGAAAGCCACTGCCATTAGTTCCACTTTCCCAATAAGCAGTGTTAGACCAATAATCTATAGGGTATGCTAAAGTTTGAAGCACAAGATTTCCATCCGTTTTTAGTGCAAACTGGAACCTTCCTTTAGAGTTATTACTTTCTGAGTAATGAGCTACAAGCTTTCTTCCCCGGCTCATTGTTTGTGTAGGTAACATCGTGTCTGTTGGATGATCAAAACTCCGCCACAAATGGCCACCATCCTGGCTTGCCACCACAAAGTTTCCGGTGTCAAGCATGGCTGCATGGACAACTCCTAAATTGCCTTTGCCGGACTCAGAATTCCATATCTCTGTGCCTGTTGGGTCTCTGAGTACCAATTGGCCATCTTTGGTAAGTTCAACTTCGGATTTTGTTGGCACTAGATTATCTCCATTGGCTGACCAGACAATggtttttttaggtattttgtTCAACCATATGGCTAGTAGATAGCCTCCATTTCCATATGGCTAGTAAATGATAAACTGTGAGGTGAATGATAAACTTGTATAATGACGAATCTACTTGAGTGCTTTATAATGTTTTCTTTACCCTCTCTTAAAAATTTCCACGTTTTTGAATTTGACCCATTCTCTCATATTGACTTcactaataaattaaaaattccaaACTAATCACGCGTTTTGCCCTTGAAAATGCTGATCCAAATGGGCTCCAACATGTTGCGTAATTCTACCCAAAGAATTGCCAAGAAGGTTCCTAAAGGTGAAAGCCACTCACCATTTCTCAAACCCACCCACGTGAAAGCCACTCACCAATCACCATGTCAAGGAGAGAAGATATTTGTAAAGCCATAGTATTAGGAGTTTATAATTCATTGTAGTATAAATGATAAACTGTATTATGGCAAATTTACTGGTAGAGGAAGATTTGCATTTGGAATATTTTGTTATAAGTATGGGCAGTGGAACACTTTGTAGCATAAATGATAAACTATGAGGTGAATGATGATTTTGTATAATGACAAATCTACATGAGtcctttattatattttctttgcaGTCTGTGAAGAGACTCTTTCTCTATTCTACTGCTGGAAACAAAGACATCAGCATTTTCTTCAGTGACTTTGATTTGATTCGATGCTCTTAACATGTGGTTTACATTTCCGGCATTAATTTGTACTCTCCTAAAATCTCCACTTTTTTGAATTTGGCCCGCTCTCTCGTATTTATTAGTATCGACTTTTCTACTGTCCATCTACTTCGGCATGTTTGTGTTTGGCACAAAAGTTTCCTTACGGAGGCAAGAATGAACACGGAGTTGACCCATTCTCTCATATTGACTAGTATTGACTTCACTACAGTCCATCTATGTTGGCATGTTTGTGTTTGACACAAAAGATTCCATACCGTCAATTCCCTTGTCACCAAAGATTCTCTGGGTTCATTTCATGATTCAAATTTAATGATACAAATCTAAAAAAGTACCACActatcacttcatttaaaattttatatgacaTAATAATCTATTAACAATTAAATCTTAATCATGAAAATAGACGTAATTGAGAGAACTTGAAATATAGAAGATCTTATTccattgtaaaattttcaaaatgtttaCGATAAGATcacaagaaaaaaatgtttctaaCAAATTACTACTCAAAATAGTTATAGACCCTTTTCTTGTTTATGGTGTGTGACTTTTCATACTTCAAAGCAATGTTGTGAATATCGTTTCGAACTCTATTTCAGTTTGTCCATTGGAACGGAATATTTCGGTACTGGTTTATTCTAGCATACCGTTTAGGGGTGTTTCTAGATTactgcatgtgtgtgtgtgtgcgcgcgcgcgtgtgtgtataactattatagaaaacaacaagtttaatatatttttattaaaaaaatctcaaataaaatGAGCATCTTATTacttattgtaaaaaaaaaaaaataaattacttatgatttttttatttgtaaataaaattaaaattccaaactGAGATTCAATCACACATTTTGTCCTTGAAAACGCTTATCCAAATGTGCCCTAACATGTTGGGTAATCTTACCCAAAGAATTTCCAAGAAGGTTCCTAATAactctgttaggttctaaacctttaggaactaatgtattagaacttcattatgaaatatgttggcaaaccatgatcaaaacatagagtctaggtttaggcttgctcaaaatGTGATTATTTGTAAAATTAGAATCGTGTGATTGTAGAAATTATTGGTGTAAttttgcaaggctcgatcgatcgaaccacATGCAgaattatttttctgcaaattttccaattcagcccaagcccgtttgacatATAGGTTTATGTTTTACTtcaagtataaaagaaaaaaccctaactacgttttagaagtctttttttggttgtgtatTGAATctttttgtgagatctagaggtgtttaccttcatacacacttagagttatcaagatcaagattaaTGTCAAGAACTTTGTGATCGCTTCAGTTGTTGCTCaaagaacttaaagaatatCACAAGTAGGAGTACTTGTGGCTACaaaatatcaaagaaagaagtagtctgtggactcaaAGCTATcacgtggttgtggtagtaaaTTTTTTACTCGAGGTatcaataagatgttagtggtctaagtcttattgtacaaacttcaattctttcatagtgattagttttaccttgaggatagctaagttaaatccctcccaggttttttaccgatttgattttcttgagttatcatatcgtgtgttctttatatttctgcattattacatgatatgatttgaatatattaacctagattaaataatttatctaagttaatcacttggctaaataactaggttaaacaacttgtgtttaaggggtctaaaaatgtacaagtggtatcagagtaggttagctcttttgtttttagatattttgatctaagagttgatccttcaACCCTGTTGTCTTGAAACAtggtcactctcttgtgatcccacctcactttgatggAACAACTATGCTTATcggaaagtaaggatgaaagcattcctgaaaTCTATTAATGAGAGAGTTTGGAACTCCGTTGAATATGGATGGGAGAAACTGACTACTCTTGTAAGCAAGTGGTCAACTTCCCAGAAAGAAGCAAACGCTTTTAATAGTAAAGtcatgaatgctatttttaatgctgtttttatggaggaattcaagagaatctcaaatgttgaggttgctcatacaacatggaatattctccaaactgtgcatgaaggcacaaaggcaaTTAAGATTAACAAACTACATCAGTTaactactagatttgaaagtattagAATGTCTGATGATAAatgttttgatgaattctatacTAAACTGAATGATATTGTTAACtctgcttataatttgggtgaaatctatgatcaacctaagattgttaggaagataCTTAGATCCTTGACTGaggactttagacccaaagtgactgccATTATTGATAGCAAGGATGTGTACTCCATCTTTGTTGATGAGCTTGTAGGATTTCTCTAGTCCTATGAGTTAAATCTACCCAagacaaacaaatccaaatcaatggctcttaagtcagtTGATGATATTGATGAGAATGGATTGTCGATCTTggcaagaactttagaaactttcatAGGAACAACAACAGAAGGACAAGAGGTAAGAACAATGTTGAACCTAGAAACTTTAAGAGGACTGAACCAACTAAGGCTAATAATTCTGAGAGATCAAAAGAGAAAGTTTGTCAAACCTCTAGTAACTCTCtaggtcaacaatgttttggttgtcaagggtatggtcatgtgaaatcagaATGTCCTACATTCTTGAGATCAAAGGGTAAGGCTATAgttgtaacccttagtgatgatgaggTTTTTGATCATGAATCTGGTAGTGATGAAGATAGAAACTTTATTGCTTTCATAGCTACTgctgtagttgatgaaagtgttgtggttgaagagaacccttctAATGGGGAACTCTTTAAATATGTTGATTTGCAAGAAGCTTTTAACAAGCTTTGCAAGGTTGCTGCAAAAGATGCTATGAATGTTGATTtaggtttaaagaaaatatcttctcttgaacttgaaaagaaaaaatttattgttgaaattgCTTGATGCTAATGCTTTGATTGATAAGGTGAAGACAGAGAACATGTTGTTTCTTGATAAAATAAAGAACTTAGAACTAGAactatctgttgctagagaataAACTAATAAGTCTACTAGTTCTAAACTTGAGCACATGTTGAGTGTTCAGAAGTCTCCCTTAAACAAAACTGGTCTGGGTTTTGTAGATAGCATCTCTGTGTCTGAAACTCATTCCACAAACTTCGTTTCTTCTTTTAAGCCCCCCAAGAGTGAATCTGTCAAACCAGTAGAAGTTACACCacctcctaggaagattagggttgatcttaaAGAATCTAAGCCTAAGAATCTTAACCCTCCTAAGGACAAGAAGCATGAAAGACCTCtttgggtttgtcatttttgtggaaaggtTGGGCATACTCAcccaaactgtttcaagttgcaaaTTGTAAAGCGAGCAAATAAACCAAGAGTACCTATGTCTTAAGCACAAGATCCCATGGTACTcattggtgagttggtaaaggcgTTAAACCTTTATACCAATCTTGAAGTTGCTCATCATTCTCATatgaataataactccaatgctaTAGTTGCATCTAAAAAGTTTTGAATGCAAAAGACTtaatctaattgagtctttctgacatgatccttgtgcttcatctctctaatctttgtgaccattcttcttttgatgttttttttttttatttttttttttaggatttgcattgcataacattcatgcatttcatgataAGTTGTTTTTGCTATtgcttttgaaaatataaaaaaaaataaaaggaaaaatgtgttttgtatcATATCTCTTGGATTTGTAATCAAGACTGGCCATTCTATCTTTACATAACACGCcatgtgtaccttgtttagcttggatgagctttttATTACTACACTTTGCTAGTTTAAGCTATGtaatgcatgttgtgtgggagttgtttatagtttttgatcacatgatctcAATTTTGAaatcacatgcttttgattgttagGACTAGAACTTAAtgagaaaagcataaataaccatctcaccactatttactagccaatcatgaacaccttagtgcatatcatgagattttgtgctcgagaaagtgtagcacatgcacaaaaagaacataaggtatAGCCTcggataaataataaaattggtatgtatattattgggctataataagtgtggggagtaaaaggacccaagcgggcatttgggcccttgggctctagcaaggaagGCCGATCtattcttgagctaagaatttgttagtactgcaaatcggcccatacgccgagggtccgaggacacatccgagggtgagtttctcctcggacagacccaagaaaactcgtagattcactacgaaggtcaaggcaaaactctggaaagactgttggttaagagggggaaaccctgaaccttctagatacaccgatgttagaaaaatatcatgagcaaaggctgccacctccacattaaagactctgcacctacctccctagccgcattaatggggaagtgacccctgaacagtagagttgaaacttctggtcactattcaaaggcactatgggaagaaatatctagggggagggggtttgagcaacacgtggataaagcatcaggaaaagaagtatttaaggggggtgaaggccaaagaaaaagggggtctgtaactaagaaagaaattaagaattgtaatctttaagaaagaaagagaaataatatatcagtagtcctcggctcatgTCTGAGGAGGTCCATCGGCAATTATcgttcattatttacaagtgtttgcacaccaaagcttgttatcaagttctcagtacctttaatctagatttcaagcccacgctctacaaatttcattgtttaaggctcattgggcctgagctcatAATTTTCTtcgggtccaggtgcaattgtgcacttacaattggcgccgtctgtgggaatctagtctgaaaaggagctgggatactatggcaggcctaggctcacaccatgcagagtctcaaggatcacaaccggaggatcttttcgagcgtcttgagcgtcgaagggatcgtgagggaagtgtccatacagaataccttagggctagccatactcatagCAGGGGCAGCGCCACCCACGacgatggtgctaaagccatgtagaaggagattaatcgtttaaaaagaaaactgcgccgcgccagacgtaagccttcaccgtcctcgtctaatccttcttcagtggaggtccggggaggtagttacagctcgaggtcatactcaccccccagcgcaatgtcctcttgtgaggaggacgacccgccagctcgtagacacaagaaacttccttccaggggcttagggaacgatgctatgagtcgggcattgcaccaactctccaaatctccaaatcaccatctacaatggccggactgatccggtggagcacatgagtcactttaaccagaggatggcggtgcactctcataacgagaccctgatgtgtaaagttttcccctctagcttgggacctgttgctatgaggtggttcaacggccttaaatcggggactataggttcgttcggggagcttactagagcattcgcttcccGGTTTATCACAtgtagcagagtgcctcggtcattggactcgctgttatccatgaccatgagggaaggggagatgttaaaagcatactccgaccggtactaggagatgtttaacgagatagatggtgattttgatgaggtggcgctcaatacctttaaggtaggtcttcctactgatcacgatttgaggaagtccttgaccaaaaagcccgtccgcagcgtacgtcacctcatggatcgtattgatgaatacaaaagagtagaggaagaccaacaacaaggaaagggtaaggagaaggttatcccgcaggagagaagggatttcaggtcggacagataccacaacaacaagccgaggagagattacattgggcagtccggctcggcagtaCCTCAGGctgtgaacactgtgttccgagaaccagtacaccaattacatgagaaagttcgtaaggagcctttcttcaggtggcctagtaagatggcaggagacctcgcgaagaggaatcagaacctcttttgtcagtaccatcaggacgtgggccacactaccgagaactatcggaccctttggaaccacttggagcagcttgtcagtgaaggaaaactgaagcagcacctgtgtcaacctaatgggcagggcagtcaatccggCTTAAacaatcaaaagaataatccatcttggctggcattgggaacaattaacgttatctttgctgcacctggcaggaccgcctcaagtcccactagggtgatggcggtttcccattctcaggtcGAAGAtgcaggctgcaggccgaagaggttgaaggtgaatttacccgtcttgggattttcagaggaggataaggttggtaccattcaaccccatgacgatgctcttgtggtcactctcaggatagggaattatgacgtgaagagggtgatgattgatcagggcagtggtacagatatcatgtaccctgatttatttaaggggctaaggttgaagctggaagatcttactccttatgactcgccactcataagctttgaaggaaaggccgttgtgccaaagggacaaattcgtttgcccgttcaatccagctcagaaacggttgaggtggatttcattgtggttgatgcgtactccccatatacagccatcctctccaggccatggctgcatgcTCTAGGAGCCGTTTcttctaccttgcatgttaaggttaagttcccctctagggaatatgttgaagagatcctcgacagccaatcggtggccagacaatgcatatcggctgcagtgcttcatcagacagaagccgagtcatcggCTTTGCTCATCcaagactcatagcaattaacagctccggatgcacctagagcggtgacaggagaggaggctttttgtgaggagttagagaattttttgatagcggatgacccagagaggttcttccaagtcggcatacgttt
This genomic interval carries:
- the LOC142620440 gene encoding G-type lectin S-receptor-like serine/threonine-protein kinase LECRK2, with the protein product MALQISSLLDMPYGNGGYLLAIWLNKIPKKTIVWSANGDNLVPTKSEVELTKDGQLVLRDPTGTEIWNSESGKGNLGVVHAAMLDTGNFVVASQDGGHLWRSFDHPTDTMLPTQTMSRGRKLVAHYSESNNSKGRFQFALKTDGNLVLQTLAYPIDYWSNTAYWESGTNGSGFQVVFNESGSIYLTATNGSILKTVSSNSVSKQNFYQRVVMEYDGVLIHYGYQKSSTNTSNAWSILSVVMPPNICEITEQIGSGACGFNSYCELGEYGRPNCICPTGYILIDPNDVMKGCRQNFLPQSCDEASSKTDQFDLREMVSVNWPFTDYGRYVNVTEDWCRKACLGDCFCAVAVFGGGQCWKKKIPLSNGKKDPSEIGTKVLIKIRKDNSTFNPSGADLMKKNHSTVRLILSVLLSSSAFLNLLFLLAAFLLAFRFKYWKLKARNPYPVTPVMNLRSYTYEELIEATNGFREELGRGAFAKVYKGVLEYEDRKLVAVKRMNDFVKDCDMEFNAEVSAIGRTNHRNLVQLLGFCNEGEHRLLVYEFMSNGSLASFLFGGLQPYWYQRIQIALETARGLFYLHEECSTQIIHCDIKPQNILLDDSFSARISDFRLAKLLKADQTRTTTGIRGTKGYVAPEWFKNMPVTIKVDVYSFGILLLELICCRKSFEAEAKDEDQMILANWAYDCYNDKKLELLVENDEEAIEDMKRMEKYVMIAIWCIQEDPSLRPTMKKVVQMMEGSIEVSVPPGSSSFISSM